From the Lodderomyces beijingensis strain CBS 14171 genome assembly, chromosome: 8 genome, the window TTGTAGCGATTCTTCCTCTCGCAAAGATAGCGAACGCGGGTTTCTTACGTGGGGTGAGGGCACTATAGAACACATACAACATGCCACCGCGTGAGTGTATGGCTCTCCGGACGGCACGTTCGCGAGCGAGTGGCTCGAAACACACATCTCAAAGATTAAGCCCCCCTCTTAATTTGTGGACTCCATGACTCGCGAGCGAGTGGCTCCTCAGCGAGAGGTGGATATAACGACACCCCGAACATTTTCCCATTTCCAGTTCGATTTTCCACGTGAGTGCAAATACGATAGACGCAACGCTTGAATAATTGAGGTGATTTGCGCTTTCCTTTTGTAGCTGCTTTTCTCCATCTCATCTAAAAAGTTTCCCTCCCTAATGggaaattgcaaattttaTCGGTTTGGTAAAATTAGTCACATGCACAATCCGAGCAAAATGCGATTTTTAGGAGTGAAAGCTGCGGATGTCTGCCCTCGCATGATGTCCGGATTCTCGGATCGGCAAGgctaaatttttcaacaccgtATTTTGATATTGACAGGTATCTGAACAATCCGAAATTTACACTGAAGAGATCCGAAGGtgctgaaaaaaatctttttccttcaaaaGGTTATGCTTGCTCGAGACGTAATGTTGACGTGACGACTGTACTTTTGCGCACTGTGGGTGTGGATGGACGGTGGATAGTATGTGCATGGGTATGTGGGTGGGTTGCGCTTGCTTGGTGGGTTTAGGTTGCGCAGTTGACATCATCGAGTTTGCGCTTCGAAGGAAAAAAgttttctttggtggctggcaaaaaaagggggttATGAAAAGGGAGAGCTTTAGTTTCGTCACAAGATGGGACCGGTTGGAATCAAAGAGAACCCCCATAGACATGTCCAAACTAGCATAGTAATAAACCACATTAAGTTTAAGTTCAACGTTAAATTGAAGGTATAGTTCTATAAAAAATCTATGAgcaagaattgaaaaaaaaaatagttAATGAATGAATATCGTTAGCACTTTGCCCCCCTCCTCCGTAAAAGTAGGGCACATTAAAATCGTCAGCATTAGAAAGTCGTAGCAGATTCGGGAAAAatacaacagcaacaaaacaacaaaacaaacagaCCAAAACAGTTTCTCTAGTATACATGTTCGATTGCGACGTTGTCGTGTCTGAATAGTCCAGGCACGTAATATTGATGGTTGTGATGCGATGGTTCGTCGTCTCTAGTGTGCAAGCTCACCAACTTGACTAGACGCTTGCTGTCTTGGTTGGGCGAGACAATTTCGTGATCAACCAAAGTTTCGgcttcgtcatcgtcggTTAGTGAGTGGGTTCTGGATAACTCTGGCATGTGGCCTTCAAGGTCGTCGCCAGTTATTGTGTCGTCGTCAGATACTTCTGCCTCGCTGAagatttcctcttcttcttcttcttctgcgtctgcttcttcttcttcagcaatCGAGTTCATGGTGACGTTTAAAGTGGGGAGTTCTCTGTAGGAGGGAGAAGCCGGTATGCTGAAAGACCTTGGGATCTTGTCGCCGGCGCTttcgtcttcctcgtcaGAGTAGATGTAGTAGTCGTCTGAGTCGTTATCTGAGCTCGAGTACATTGAACTTGCTGAGTCTGAATCCGAGTCCGATTCTgtgtcatcgtcatctgcTTCCTCGGAACTCATGTGTGGaatgtggttgtagttttTCAGGCTCGAGCTCTGGTCAAATATGACCCCGCTGAGCTGGTGAACCTCGTCATCTTTATACTCGTCGTCATCTCCATCTGCTAcatcctcgtcgtcgtcgtcgtcgtctgAATCCGAGTCGATTTCGTATTCAACAATCGACGTCTTGTAGCTAGGCGAAGCAGATAACCCGCTGGAAACTCTGGGCTTGTGACCATCGGGCTCGCTAAACGACACCCGTCTCTTCTCACGCTGCTCCTGGTCCCTCCTGGTTCTCTTTTCCGTCTCCTCGCTGATGTAGTCCATCAAGTTGTCCAACATGTTGGCCTGGGTCACCAAGTTCCTCAAACTGGCCTTGGGCGACGCAGCCTCCTTCGTGAGCTTGGCTCTCACCTTGCTAGCCAAGATATACGTCTGAGCAAATGACATGGACATGGTGAGGCTAAATGAacaatttggttgtaaaaaaaaaaaagatcaaaccctcttttttcccttcaaatttccaatttctgctgcaaaaaaaaagagacaggCTGAAGACGGGAATCACTGAGGAAAACTTGCCGAATCTCGAATCCTTTCGACAGTGCGGTTGTCCCTGATAACTGGAATCGGATGTGATAACTACTGGATAGATATAATCCTTGAAAAGTGGTTGCCAAAAGTGGACAATATGCTAGCAAAAAGGAGATTCCCATCTTATTTATACATGTGCGTATCCAATACTAATCCCCTATATTTAGCGAGCGTCCTACTAGATGACACATCCTCCGGCCGCTGGCTCTCACTAAGCACGGACCTAAGAATCCGGCCATACGCCACAAAGACGGGAATCgggcggaaaaaaaaaaagcaaataTAACTCCATCCATTGCGGTTCTAGATCtcagccaccaccaacccaCCACCCAAAGCACCAAACCACCACTGATATCGTTCTAGCTTCTGCCGGGAGCAAGACCTACAACCATCCGCCGATTCTAAGACACTTCCACGACGTCATAGGGTCCTTGACAGCCCTTAGAAGAAGCTTTCCTCAGAGGAAGCCTTGCTCTCTCGCACAGCTAGGATAGATAAATGGAGCTGTTTCTCTGATACTTCAGCTCTCCTATCCCCAGAGgtagatgaagaagacaGTAGAATGCTCcattttttctcttttcttttctgatCCCCTGGATATGGTGTTTCTACAAGGGTACACTAGCTCCTGTATGGAGTTAACAGATATGGAGAACGCACAGCTTTTAGCTTTTACCGTCACCACCTTTACCCTTTACCCAGACACGTCGAACCGAAGAGCTGCTCGCTGCGCGTCTTTCTATTCGCAGTACTGAAAAACAGCCCCCGGTGCTCACGACGTCTGCAACTGAAATGTAGTTTAAAGCGTGGCTAATATCCGAGAGGTTTTCTTCGAAACATGGATTCtttgggggaaaaaaaaaactcatgACTTTTATCGCGGGTGGCCCAACGCTGTCTAACCTTAACTTTCTCGGGGGGAGGCATGACAATCGCGTTATATAACCGAACCAACCACTGACTGGTGAAGGGGGGAGCGTAATGACGCTGGTCCTTCTACCGAGGTGACACGAGTTGGCagaaagaagcaagagAGCGAGGAGAGCACAAGGGGCCGCGAGCCGGCCGGCTGTGGCCGGCCTGGACGCGGATTTAACGTTGCTCGGATTGTTCTGGTGGGAAAGCCGAGAGGTGGACCGCGCATTCGGACTAATAGTTACAGCAGAAAATTGGCAATAAACATCGAAAAGAGAAgcgttaaaaaaaaagccggGTTGAGTTTCCATCGGTCTTGGTTGACGTCAACTCAAGCGATCTCGAACTAAGATGCAGAGTCTCTGCGGTCCTCCACCGTTGGAACTTGCTTTGGAGGAAGCCTCGATCTCGGAACTCTGTTTGGGAAACGAAACTCTGCACCTTGCTTTTCGTGCGTTTATCCCCCGATTCAATTAAAAACAGCTCAAATTTATTCAAATACGTGGAAAAGCAATGCGGCAGGCCGCCGGATGGCCCGCTTCCCTCTCACTCACCCCTAAGGATGAGTGAATTCTTTGATTCGAGTAGTTCAACTACAGTAACCGGCTTTGAGTCGGCTGGCGTTCTCAGCGAGTGTTCCAGACTTTTGCACGGGGGAGGGAGGGATCTAACTAGACAAGAAAATTGCCCATCTCTCGACCTAACGAGTTGAAACTTAGACTTGGAATCTGCTTATCAACGGCGGGACTAGAGCGTGGAAATAGTTTTTACAAATCGGTCAACGTTTGTTCTCGGTTCAGATTTTAGAAGTGATCCCCTCCTCGCGTCCTCAACATGGTGGGTTTAAACTTTAGTCGTTTTCAGCACTAGCTCATAAACTCCAAGCATTCGGCTTCCATCAATTTATCCACCGAATATACAGGAAGCCGTAGAGGTTATCTCTTTGAAAAGTTATAGCcgtttcaaaaaaaaaaaaattctcgCCAAAtcgcttttttcttttcgcaaCCAGCTGACACTCCCATGCTCTTGGCGTATCGGCACCTGAAGAAATAAAATCGCTCATGATGGAATCAACCGGGGGTCTCGCTACCAAGGGAGGTCCACAACTGACACAGCTCAAGAAATCGTCTTTTCGTAAGGCTGGAGAGAGACAGAGCTTGAAATCAGCACAAACGGCGGAGACGTGTATAGCGTTGAGGCGTCCAGTGCACGGTGTCTAACGAGGATGCCACCACGCGGGCCACAACACAGAGAGCAATAAACCGCGTTTTCAAATAAAACCCCTTCCCCTTTAGCCACACGCCATTTCAAGCACATGAGTCCAAAttgtagaaaaaaaaaaaagaaggataAAGATCTAGAAGTTCTGGAACTTGAGAATTCCGAATGAAATTATGAGAAAAAAGGCCAATGAATTTATCCGAACTTATTTTGAAGTTTATTTTTGGCAAGGTTAAGCTATGCGGCTAGCCGTGATTCAGCAAGAACTGTTTCTACTTCACCTCTGTTGTAAAAATAGGAGAGaagtggggggggggggggtggaGGATGGACAATTTCCATGGTACATTTAGTGATCCAAGGTtacgctttttttttttttttttttttgagttcGTTGGCTCAAATGTTGCTTCGCTTGGAAAGCTCCCGACTCTGACGTCAGATATAAGACGGCTGACACTGAGAGCAAACcgcaaaaaacaaaaaacaaaacccaCATCGCGGCTCTGGACCTTATCAGCGAGCGAAATttgtaaatttttttttttttatactTTCCTCCAAACGGGTGTGTAAATCAGAGCATGTATTGTGCATACGTCACCATAGGCTTGGAATACCCATTTTACGTTTTCTTGTGTTTGTAATTGGGGCAGTAGTTGATCTCACTTTCATTGCTGTTCGTTCGTTTGTTCAATTGCGTCCCTAGCATCTCCAAACTGGAGAGCCCAAACGTCCACGTCTAGATTTCCATCGGGATTCTGCCGATTGCtgcaaacaacaaccaaaaaaaaaaaattttacgattgctgcaaattggCTGGTTTTGTGCAATTTTCAAATGCTGACACACCCTCGGCCGACACATCCTGCTTACACACCACCCCCTCCTTCTTTCGACCCGCCTTCTATATTTTTTCTCGGTGATTAGATTGCTTCTAGTGTCAAGTGGCGCGTGTAGTATACATTGTTCTCCGTGGAAGATTCTGGGACTCCGGGAAACACACCAGAAGATCTCAGGTATCTCTCAAAAAAAGTCGGCTGCGGTGGCTTCTCAATTTCTTAGGTCTCTCAAGAATCGAAAGTACTCCATCCTATCTCTAGGACATGTGGAAACAATCAGTGGTTATGGATCAGCACTCGCTGCCCGTTTGGAACCTTGACGTATGAGACAAAACTCTAAACCTTAACCCTAACCCAAAAGCCGACAACGTAGCAAGATAACtcaaagttttttttcctgaTATATGACGTGCAGAGAAAGTAGTGGAAGCTTTTATCTCTAATGTCGTTGAGTTCGAGTGGCTTACATTCCACACGCTCTAGATAGATAGAGACATAATGCCGGCGCAATAAGCACAAGCGATTTTGGCAAAAGGTTGAGCCACGACTGAGACGTGTACGCATACTAGCGCGGAGCCGGTGCAGACTAGCCGCGATATAATTCACCGTGAGACAGCGTTGAGGTTGCCCACGGTAGTTTCTTctagaaaaaaaggggggaaGGAGAGGGGGCTGTACCATGTTGAGATAAGATAAGATGTGGCTGTGATGCATGCAGCTTTagtcttgctcttctttgttttttttttatttccttGCTTATCGGGCGATCTTGTGATCGGGTAAGTTGGAGTAATCATATGTTCAACAGAGCACATGAGTGGGTTTATGGAATGCTATGCGTCGACTTTGCGTGGAGATTCGTTGGCATCCAGGGTCAAGCGCGGGTGTCTACGGAGCAGCCGGAAAGttcaaaattggaaaaTTGAGAGCTTTTTCCAGCCACAGTTAGATGCTGTATCCAGTGACGCTCCTAAGTTTCTCCTTTCGATAAGGAAAAGGggagaagatgaaggagaATGGCCATCTATTGTTAACAAGATGATGAGATTCACCACATTTCTAGCGAGATGTTGATGCAAAAagagtcaaaaaaaaaacaccttgGGCTTTTTCCCATGTATAGAACCAAGCTGCTCCCTCTTTAACCCCAGATTCCAGTAGCCCAAATAACGTTTTCGAGAACAGATTTTGGAGTCTGTTGTGCTGGGGTGTTTAGCttggatttttttgcattcgGTAAGTGAATTTCACACTgcactgctgctgccgtcAATAGCTCGTGTGAGCGCTAGATTTTCCTTGAACCTAAAAAGGTCCGGGCACTCACATGTAGTAGAGATTAGGCGTATAACTGACGACCGTGCTTGATATTCCGGCTACCCCAAAGATCGAGCACTTTGCAGTCAATCCGGTCATCTCAACTGGCTGCAAATAACTCCTCCATGTTCCTGGGGCGCTTGATCTCATTGGTGTATCCTGCATATACAACGCCcgtcaatttcttcaaaaacagGTCGTGCAAACCGGactgaaattttttttcaccatcaCGGTTCCCaaactgaaaaatttttaatACCCACACATACAAACCTTTCTTCCCTTccctttcttctcttttttttcacaactTCCCCCCAGGAACAACTCCCACGTTATCCACGATGCCATTCCAAAAGACTTTGAAGACCTCCGCTTACCACTCCAGATTCCAAACCCCCTTCCGTAGAAGACAAGAAGGTAAGACCGACTACTACCAAAGAAAGAGGTTGGTGACGCAACACAAGGCCAAGTACAACACCCCCAAGTACAGATTGGTTGTTAGATtcaccaacaaggacaTTATTGCCCAGATCATCAGTGCTCAGATCACGGGTGATGTCGTCTTGACTGCAGCTTACGCCCACGAATTGCCAAGATATGGAATCAAGCACGGTTTGACTAACTGGTCTGCTGCTTATGCTGTTGGTTTGTTGGTTGCGAGAAGAGCCTTGCAGAAGTTGGGCTTGGACGAGACCTATACTGGTGTCGAAGAGGTTGAAGGTGAGTTTGAGTTGACTGAGGCTGTCGAGGATGCACCTAGACCATTCAAGGTGTTTTTGGATATTGGTTTGCAGAGAACTACCACTGGTGCTAGAGTCTTTGGTGTCTTGAAAGGTGCTTCCGATGGTGGATTGTACGTTCCTCACTCTCCCAACAGATTCCCTGGTTGGGATATCGAGGCTGAGGAGTTGGATGCtgagttgttgagaaagTACATCTTTGGTGGCCATGTTTCTGAGTACATGGAGGAGTTgatggatgatgatgaagagaaGTACAGAACTTTGTTCAAAAACTACATTGAAGATGAgattgaagctgaagaCGTTGAAGAGGTTTACGCTAATGCTCACGAGAAGATTAGAGAAGACCCTTCTTTCAAGCCTACCGAAAAGAAATTCACCAAGGAACAATACGCTGCTGAGTCTAAGAAATACAGACAAACTAAATTGACCAAGGCTGAAAGAGACGAAAAGATTGCTAAGAAGATTGCTGCTTTCCAAGCTGAAAACTAAGCGGGGTAAGTAATTAGGTAATTAACTTTACTGAATAATATCCTGATATTACTCTCTAACTTGATAATTTCTACTAAATTtctatttgaaaaaaaaaactgaaaaaaactgaaaaaactgaaaaattcTTTCTTACTCTAAATGGCTTCTCCCTTGTTCAGGCGGACTCGTTCGGCGTCGTTGAGTAGTTTATCGTAGACCTTGTCCACCACGGGGTCCGGAGCTTGGTCCGGAGCTGGGTCCGATTCAATAGACCCCGTATCGCTTGATCCGCCCGATTCAGAAACCAAtggttgttgcagttgttgttgttgctgtgatggtggttgttgcggTTGTGATTGCGATTGTGATTGCGATTGTGATGGTTGTTGTGCTTGTGGTTCATCAACAGGGAGAATCTTGTCGATGCCAATCTTGCTATTGTTGATCCTTTCAATTAAATCGTCAACATTTTCAATGCCCTTGGCTGCAATGATGGCATCGCGCAACTCGGACCCCGAAGGTAAtgcattcaacaacatcccctttttattttcttgttgaggGTCGTTTCTCAACTGCATAAAGAATCCTAGTTTATGGAACTCGCcctcttcaatctcttgctCCTTGGCATTATGGAAACTTCCCTGGCTCGTGGTTCTCATCAACACGGGACGCCCCGTTAATCGATCAATCACGACATTTTCGCCATCTTCGTTCgactccaccaccacttggTGCGGTTGCAATAGATTCTGAGTTTCctgagcagcagcagtcgAAGGGAAATATGACGTGAGAGGTTGCAAGTGTGATGCGCGAGGAGA encodes:
- a CDS encoding 60S ribosomal protein uL18, with the translated sequence MPFQKTLKTSAYHSRFQTPFRRRQEGKTDYYQRKRLVTQHKAKYNTPKYRLVVRFTNKDIIAQIISAQITGDVVLTAAYAHELPRYGIKHGLTNWSAAYAVGLLVARRALQKLGLDETYTGVEEVEGEFELTEAVEDAPRPFKVFLDIGLQRTTTGARVFGVLKGASDGGLYVPHSPNRFPGWDIEAEELDAELLRKYIFGGHVSEYMEELMDDDEEKYRTLFKNYIEDEIEAEDVEEVYANAHEKIREDPSFKPTEKKFTKEQYAAESKKYRQTKLTKAERDEKIAKKIAAFQAEN